Below is a genomic region from Desulfovulcanus ferrireducens.
CGCCTACAGGTCCGCCGCCAAAGTGGTGAATAATACATTCCAGAATCTTGCGGTCCATCATATCCAGACCACTGCCGTCCACGTCCATGGACTCAAGGGCCTTGGCAGCTACCTGGGCATCAATCTGGTTGAAGCCTTTGACCAGGGCAAAGTCACGAACCCGGCGCAAGAGCCTGTTGGCAATACGGGGGGTACCACGTGATCTTTTGCCAATTTCCAGGGCTCCATCTGCAGAAATGTCCAATCCTAAGATTTTGGCTGCTCTTTTTACAATTTCGGCCAGTTCTTCAGCTGAGTAAAAGTCCAGCCGGCAGATCACGCCAAATCTGTCTCTTAGGGGGGATGTCAAAAGACCGATACGTGTTGTTGCTCCAACCAGGGTAAATGGCTCTAGATCTATTTTTACGGTCCTTGCCCCAGGCCCTTGTCCAATGATCAGATCCAGTTTGAAGTCTTCCATGCCCGGGTAAAGAATTTCCTCAACAGCCGGAGGGAGCCTGTGGATTTCATCAATAAACAATATATCATTTCGTTTTAGACTGGTCAGGATGGCGGCAAGGTCTCCACTTCTTTCCAGCACAGGGCCGGACGTGCTGACCATATTGACCCCTAGCTCTTTGGCCATGATTTGGGCCAGGGTAGTCTTGCCCAGGCCGGGATTGCCATAGAGCAGGGTGTGGTCCAGATGCTGCCCCCGTTCCCTGGCTGCCTGCAGGTAAATCTTGAGATTGTTGCGGACATCATCCTGGCCGATGAAGTCATCCAGAGTTTGGGGACGAATGTTTTCTTCCATATAGGTTTACAGTTTTGTAAGTCTGTAGGTTTGTAAGTTTATAAGTTATTTTGCCTCAACTTTCTGAGTTAATTTGCGAGCGCATTTTCTTCAATGCTAACAAAGACTTGGACACATCTAAGGCTTGCTTGCGGGCTGTG
It encodes:
- the ruvB gene encoding Holliday junction branch migration DNA helicase RuvB; amino-acid sequence: MEENIRPQTLDDFIGQDDVRNNLKIYLQAARERGQHLDHTLLYGNPGLGKTTLAQIMAKELGVNMVSTSGPVLERSGDLAAILTSLKRNDILFIDEIHRLPPAVEEILYPGMEDFKLDLIIGQGPGARTVKIDLEPFTLVGATTRIGLLTSPLRDRFGVICRLDFYSAEELAEIVKRAAKILGLDISADGALEIGKRSRGTPRIANRLLRRVRDFALVKGFNQIDAQVAAKALESMDVDGSGLDMMDRKILECIIHHFGGGPVGVKTIAAAVSEEVRTIEEIYEPYLIQCGFLKRTPRGRVATARAYTHLKISPQNQGYLPLDTED